In Benincasa hispida cultivar B227 chromosome 8, ASM972705v1, whole genome shotgun sequence, the sequence ATTTCTTCCCTTTGTGTAAATCCTTTAGCTACCAACATTGCCTTGAATCTAGGTGATTGAAGCCTTAGAATGCCCTCTTTTAGTTTATAAATCTATTTACAATCTATTATTTTTGCTCTCTGCATTAGAACAACTCACTGCATCATTAACTTGCAGGGGAACTAATTCTCAAGTTTTATTTACTGTTAAGGAACTATTTCTTCATTCATGGGATTTATCCAACTTCTTGTATTAGAACAACTCACTGTATCATTAACTTGTAGGTTTAGACTCATTTAAACTAGTCATGGCTCCTATAGCTATGCTTACATAGTCTGTTTCACTAAATCTAGATGATGGCCTTATAGGTCTTCTTTGTCTATCTCTAGTTAAGGAATAGCCTTttaggtcttcttcttcttgataaTTTTCAGTATCTTCTTCAATTTCTAAGGTCTCTTCTTCAATAGGAAAAGGTCCACTTCAACTAGAAATTTCAACATTAGGTTCTCTAACTTTAGATAGTTGTTCCACTTCATATTTGTTTATTTCAGAGATATATTCTTCTTTGTCATCGTTTTTTCTCATCATAaacatttcatcttcttaaaaTGTGACATCCCTACtaattatgcattttttttcctAGTGGGGTTCCATATATTATAACCTTTTACACCTTCTGTAAACCCACTGAACATGCATTTGGTTGCTCTAGGGTTTAGTTTTCGTAGGTTTTGGTGGACATAACCAATGCACCCAATTATTTTGAGGTTATCAAATATAGGGGATGATTAGATCACTTCTGTTCATGTGTAACAAAGTTAGTTGACTGGTGTGGACATTTATTTAAAGAATGGACAATATAGGATACAACTTCAGGCCAAAACCTTTCAGGTATTATTCCATTTGACATTTGGCTTCTAACTCTATCCTTTATCATTCTATTTAGTCTTTcagcaacaccattttgttgtggtgtgtATCTAACTGTCCTAGGTCTTAGGATACCATgttgtttataaaagttattgAACTCCTCATTGCAAAACTCTAAACTATTGTCTGTCCTATGAcacacataatttttttttaagtttgtttttcaatcatgcttttccattttttaaatttatttagtgTTTGATCTTtggttttcaaaaaataaacccaatgttttctagaaaaatcattAATAGAGGATAGAAAGTACCTTTAGTCATTTAGTGATTGTGTTTATGTGGGTCCCCAAAGATCAAAATGGATATAATATAGGAGGCCTTTGTTGTATGTTCAGTTTTAGAGAATGCTTGTCTAGTGGCTTTCCCAATTATGCAATGCTCACAGAAGCTTAGTTATTCACATAAGCCTTTAGCAGCCCTTGATTTGACAAGATCTTTCTTTACTACTTATGTGTGATAGCCTCTCCTTCTGTGAATGTTGTATTGGAAACTATTAGAGCTGGTTGAAATCTCTGGATATCTTTGATTAGGTAAAGACCATTAGTCTTCACTCTAACAAATACTGTTTTTCCATCTTTCTTAACTTCAAACTTGCCTCCCAATACATGATACTCACGCCCAATAGTGTCTAACATCCCTAGAGATATCAGGTTCCTTTTAAGTGTGGGCACATGTCTTACATTCTTCAGAAGTGATTGTCCCATCTTTGAATTTTAGTGAAACGGAACCTATTCCCACTATTTCACAGGTATTATCATTATCCATGTAGACACAACCTCCATTCTAACTCTGGTAGTTAGTAAACCAGCCCTTTGAAGGTGTTGGAATGTACATCCGGAATCCAAcacctaattttgaatttcatcaaAGTGTATACTATTAAAAATGTGTTGTGAGGTGGTCAGGACCTCTACAAAGATATAACTCCCCTGGTCTTTCTTTTGAGCTAGAAATTCAGCTAGAAATTCTAACTCCTTGGTCTTGATTATTGAAATTACAGCATTTGTGGTGATCTTCTCCCTTCAATATTTGAGAGCTACCTTAACCTCTCTATATTCTTCTGGAAGTGAGTTTAATATGATGAATGATTCGTTTTCATCACCTAACTTGTCACCAAAGCTCTTGAATTCCGTAGGCAGTTTTTTGAATTCATTTGGGTTGTCACttaatgatttatttgaatccatTTTATAGGGAAAAGAAAATTCTCTAAGGTATACCCAATTAGGTAAATCCCTTTGGAGGTATAATTCATCTAGCTTCACCCACATTTCATATGTTGTTTCTTTCTCTATTACTTCTCTAAGTACATTATCACTTGGGTTCAAGACAATTGTACCGTAGGCTACACTCTTcacttctttcatttcttctttagTCACTGATGTGGGAAGTTAGGTTAGGGTGTGATGGCCTTTAGAGCCTTTTGTTGGCCAAGAATGGCTTTCAACTTTGCTTTCCACAGGGCAAAGTCTTCTTTCCCAACAAACTTCTCGATATCATAGCGTAGCCATTCTTTAATCAAGAAGTGTTTCTTCGAGCAGTTTTTGTACCTTTCTTGAATTTTATAGGCTTTTATACAAATTTGTTGTGATTACATGTGTAGGGGCTGGATGAGGACACACTTCAGACTCATGTTGCTCTCTGCTTTTTCTTTACCTGCAATAGAAACGATTGGTTTGAAGAAGAAGTATTCTGACTTCATTTCATTACTCTTCTAttacttcttctttctctcggtatgttcttctcttcttctttccttctttaGTATTACTTCTTTCTACTTTGTCTATTGATTTTATTAACAGTCTTTTAAGGGCTCTTTGATGAAACAAGATACATGATGAAATTGCAATACAATGCCTACCTCCACTATGACAAAGAGCAAATTTTATTGAGAATGATCAAAGGGTTTTCACCGTTTGAATTTCATATAAGAATTCTATCTCAAGCATTTTAGTTTATCTCCTATATATAGATTTTAAGCATGCATCAGTTTTTTAAGAACTCTACcctaattgattttcaatttcacATTTTAATAATAACACTTAGGTTATTTTCTACatgttctttttttcattttgtccaTTGGAATACCTTACCCGTTATCTTCATCTTCATAAACAGTGGgcatgttttcaaaaaaaatatatactagattttcttcttctcttctatttttccatattttctgAGCATACTCTTCCAAAGATTCCAATCCTTTCTCCGACAAGTGTATGCTTGAGTTTGATGTCTTGAGAACAATCGGCATACACGATTTAGTATCGTGATCGTGTCGAATTTGCTTTTAAGACAATGGATCTTTCCACACACAACAAACAATCGACATTTGGTTCCCAACGTTAGGGAAAATGGGAGTAAACCAGATTATTAAAATAGATGGGTTGAGCTGAGGAGGATTGGATCGGTAGATTATCAAATCCATCTTTGAATGGAaacaaaaattcattaaatgtaacttatattcttttaaaaggATTTGTGGTTTAGAATTTGTTATTTTTCCTCAGTAGGATTGCTCCACGTATATTCTTTCTATTGCGTTATTCACATCCTTTATCattatagttattttatttattgaatcttttttgtataaatatgaCTTGCCTCTCATCGTTCTGTATGTGGAGAAAGCAGAGTATTCTCAATAATAGTGAGAAAAGAAATTCGGATAACGCTTGCATCCTCTGTATTACCGCGGCTGCTGGCACAGAGTTAGCCGATGCTTATTCCCCAGATACCGTCATTGTTTCTTCTCCGGGAAAAGAAGTTCACGACTCGTAGGCCTTCTACCTCCACGCGGCATTGCTCCGTCAGGCTTTCGCCCATTGCGGAAAATTCCCCGACTTATCAGATTTGAGTTAACCAAGACCTGGATCGTTCTCTGAATCTTACGCGAACTAGAAGACTCAAAATGGAGGTGTTGAGGCTAGTGAATGTACTTTCCGAAGGCGCGTAAGAATAAGAACTTTTGAGGAGCCTTGGTGTAGCTTGCTGAAGACAATGGGGATTTGAGCATAATCTCTGCTACTATTGGCTTCGCCGGAGAGTTTTGGGTCTCCATTGTCACCATCACTTCTGCCTTGCTCACTTTAATTCCAATCCGCTTTGATTGTATGATCAATCATATGATCATCTGAAGGTTTACAATATCATGTCTATGTAAATATCCGTAAAATGTTGATGTGGACGGATTTTAGtggaaa encodes:
- the LOC120082816 gene encoding uncharacterized protein LOC120082816 yields the protein MDNIGYNFRPKPFRGWMRTHFRLMLLSAFSLPAIETIGLKKKYSDFISLLFYYFFFLSSILNNSEKRNSDNACILCITAAAGTELADAYSPDTVIVSSPGKEVHDS